A single window of Streptomyces sudanensis DNA harbors:
- a CDS encoding M48 family metallopeptidase produces the protein MGASVRALRALLLLAGFYLLGVALLAVLAGACWAAALWAPGSLAVKLYVLSALLAVPVVRGMFMLRTPKGDGGHGVPVTDAQEPRLWRTVRELAAQVGTRAPDEIRLTADVNASVDEDARLLGLLGGTRRLHLGLPLAAGLTEAQLRAVLAHEMGHYGNADTRLSAITVRGRVQVARTIAHLEERAGKKAARERTRQEKRNRRKAARGRRTKEVDTTGAGLTYRAMAKVYEAYGHFYLRATLAGSRRQELAADLAAARIAGRDATASALRQIPALDAAHGFYMESYATLGVGAGLLPPPGEVFGGVRHLLAARAGELAELRRNLPTEPASRYDSHPPIAERVALLEALPDDGRASEPATPALWLLADPDAAMAAVEQAVLTPEALRLRRVDWPELVHTSMTEHFAREAEPLRRATAEVTGGDDSLGALLNALDLGVGWEIADRLPKSEQAGTAKGRAAREFARPVLHRGLARLVAGELVARGTAYWEMSWSEPASLRMPPGYEGALPAALDAAVADRPDTGPLRRLLTAA, from the coding sequence ATGGGCGCTTCCGTGCGCGCGCTGCGCGCCCTGCTCCTGCTCGCCGGCTTCTACCTGCTGGGCGTCGCCCTGCTCGCCGTCCTGGCCGGCGCCTGCTGGGCCGCGGCGCTCTGGGCGCCCGGCAGCCTCGCCGTCAAGCTGTACGTCCTCAGCGCACTGCTCGCCGTCCCGGTCGTACGGGGCATGTTCATGCTGCGCACCCCGAAGGGCGACGGCGGACACGGCGTCCCCGTCACCGACGCCCAGGAGCCCCGCCTGTGGCGGACCGTGCGCGAACTGGCGGCGCAGGTCGGCACCCGCGCGCCGGACGAGATCCGGTTGACCGCCGACGTGAACGCCTCCGTCGACGAGGACGCCCGCCTCCTGGGCCTGCTCGGCGGCACCCGCCGGCTCCACCTGGGCCTGCCGCTGGCGGCGGGCCTGACGGAGGCCCAGCTGCGCGCCGTGCTCGCCCACGAGATGGGCCACTACGGCAACGCCGACACCCGCCTCTCCGCGATCACCGTACGGGGCCGCGTCCAGGTCGCCCGGACCATCGCCCACCTGGAGGAGCGGGCCGGGAAGAAGGCCGCCCGGGAGCGGACCAGGCAGGAGAAGAGGAACCGGAGGAAGGCCGCCAGGGGCAGGAGGACCAAGGAGGTCGACACGACCGGCGCCGGCCTCACGTACCGGGCCATGGCGAAGGTGTACGAGGCGTACGGCCACTTCTACCTGCGCGCCACCCTCGCCGGTTCGCGCCGCCAGGAGCTGGCCGCCGACCTGGCCGCCGCCCGCATCGCGGGCCGTGACGCGACGGCGTCGGCACTGCGCCAGATCCCCGCCCTGGACGCGGCGCACGGCTTCTACATGGAGTCCTACGCCACCCTCGGCGTCGGCGCGGGCCTGCTGCCGCCGCCGGGCGAGGTGTTCGGCGGTGTCCGGCACCTGCTGGCCGCGCGCGCCGGCGAGCTGGCGGAGCTGCGGCGGAACCTGCCGACCGAACCGGCGTCCCGGTACGACTCCCACCCGCCGATCGCCGAGCGCGTCGCCCTGCTGGAGGCACTGCCCGACGACGGCCGCGCGTCCGAACCCGCGACGCCCGCGCTGTGGCTGCTCGCCGACCCCGATGCGGCGATGGCCGCCGTCGAGCAGGCGGTGCTCACCCCGGAGGCGCTGCGGTTGCGCCGCGTCGACTGGCCGGAGCTGGTGCACACGTCGATGACCGAGCACTTCGCCCGGGAGGCCGAGCCGCTGCGGCGGGCCACCGCCGAGGTGACCGGGGGCGACGACTCGCTCGGCGCGCTGCTCAACGCGCTGGACCTGGGCGTCGGCTGGGAGATCGCCGACCGGCTGCCCAAGTCGGAGCAGGCCGGGACGGCGAAGGGCCGCGCGGCCCGGGAGTTCGCCCGCCCGGTGCTCCACCGGGGCCTGGCCCGGCTGGTCGCGGGCGAGCTGGTCGCCCGGGGCACCGCGTACTGGGAGATGTCCTGGTCGGAGCCGGCGTCGCTGCGGATGCCGCCCGGCTACGAAGGCGCGCTGCCGGCCGCGCTGGACGCGGCGGTCGCCGACCGCCCCGACACGGGGCCGCTGCGCAGGCTGCTCACGGCCGCCTGA
- the msrA gene encoding peptide-methionine (S)-S-oxide reductase MsrA: MFTYRRTPEMPTPEQALKGRPEPEFTVPDRHTVLGTPLLGPYPEGLEVADFGLGCFWGAERVFWRTPGVWTTLVGYQGGHTPNPTYEEVCSGLTGHTEAVRVVYDPAEVSYEELLKVFWEAHDPTQGYRQGNDVGTQYRSALYTHSPTQAEAARASREAYQRVLTASGHGTITTEIAPAGDRPFHPAEPYHQQYLDKNPAGYCGIGGTGVSCPVGIAKADG; encoded by the coding sequence ATGTTCACGTACCGCCGCACGCCCGAGATGCCCACGCCCGAGCAGGCGCTGAAGGGCCGCCCGGAGCCGGAGTTCACCGTCCCGGACCGGCACACGGTCCTCGGCACGCCCCTGCTGGGCCCCTACCCGGAGGGGCTGGAGGTGGCGGACTTCGGGCTGGGCTGCTTCTGGGGCGCGGAGCGCGTGTTCTGGCGGACGCCGGGCGTGTGGACGACCCTCGTCGGCTACCAGGGCGGCCACACGCCGAACCCGACGTACGAGGAGGTCTGCTCGGGCCTGACCGGCCACACGGAGGCCGTCCGGGTGGTGTACGACCCGGCGGAGGTGTCGTACGAGGAGCTGCTGAAGGTCTTCTGGGAGGCGCACGACCCCACCCAGGGCTACCGCCAGGGCAACGACGTGGGCACCCAGTACCGCTCGGCGCTCTACACCCACTCCCCCACCCAGGCGGAGGCGGCACGGGCCTCCCGCGAGGCGTACCAGCGCGTCCTGACGGCCTCGGGACACGGCACGATCACCACGGAGATCGCCCCGGCCGGCGACCGCCCCTTCCACCCGGCCGAGCCGTACCACCAGCAGTACCTCGACAAGAACCCGGCCGGCTACTGCGGCATCGGCGGCACGGGCGTCTCCTGCCCGGTCGGGATCGCGAAGGCCGACGGCTGA
- a CDS encoding class I SAM-dependent methyltransferase: protein MDRHIRTAEDVLSLLDGLFASGADRWTPGAASWWDGFYADRSRPVPFFAAKPDESLVSCLDRGLVAPGRALDLGCGPGRNALHLASRGFEVDAVDLSPAAVAWAEERARAAGAGIRFRCADVFALTADELGGPYDLIHDSGCFHHLPPHRRVSYLALLDRALAPGGHLSLTCFAAGRMGSELPDAAFYRDLSLHGGLAYTPESLRRIFSGLTEVESRPMRDEPDDSPLFGESFLWTALFRRTG, encoded by the coding sequence ATGGACCGTCACATCCGTACCGCGGAGGACGTGTTGAGCCTCCTGGACGGCCTGTTCGCGTCGGGGGCCGACCGCTGGACGCCGGGCGCGGCCTCCTGGTGGGACGGGTTCTACGCGGACCGCTCCAGGCCGGTCCCGTTCTTCGCGGCGAAGCCGGACGAGAGCCTGGTCTCCTGTCTCGACCGCGGCCTGGTCGCTCCGGGGCGGGCCCTCGACCTGGGGTGCGGTCCCGGCCGCAACGCCCTCCACCTGGCTTCGCGGGGCTTCGAGGTGGACGCCGTGGACCTCTCCCCGGCGGCCGTCGCCTGGGCCGAGGAGCGCGCCCGCGCGGCGGGGGCCGGCATCCGCTTCCGCTGCGCGGACGTCTTCGCCCTCACCGCGGACGAGCTCGGCGGCCCGTACGACCTGATCCACGACTCCGGCTGCTTCCACCACCTGCCGCCGCACCGCCGCGTCAGCTACCTCGCCCTCCTGGACCGCGCGCTGGCTCCGGGCGGCCACCTCTCCCTGACCTGCTTCGCGGCCGGGCGGATGGGCTCCGAACTCCCCGACGCGGCCTTCTACCGCGACCTCAGCCTCCACGGCGGCCTCGCCTACACGCCGGAGTCCCTGCGCCGGATCTTCTCCGGCCTGACGGAGGTGGAGTCGCGTCCCATGCGCGACGAACCGGACGACTCCCCGCTCTTCGGCGAGTCCTTCCTCTGGACGGCCCTGTTCCGCCGTACCGGGTGA